The DNA segment TGCGGGACCGCGTCGCCGATCTCACCAGCCGGGGCGAACTCCTCTTCCCGGCCTGGGACGGACCCGCCCGCGAGGACACCGGCCAGGAACGCGCCGAACCGGAAACCCCCCTGACCGCGCTCACCCATGTCCCGGCCGTCCTGCCCCGGCTGCTCTCCCCGTACATGCACATGACCAACAACCGGCTGCATGTGACGATCCGCGACGAGGCGTACCTCTCCTTCGTCCTCGGCCAGGTGCTGCGCGAGCCGGCCGGCGCGGCGCCGGAGGGCACCGGCCGGGGCGGGACGGCGGACTCGTGAACCCGGCCACCGACCGCGCCCGGTCCGCCGCCCGCGCCTACCGGCCCGCGCTCAGACCCGGCGTCCTGCTCAGCCCGCCCCTGCTGCGCGGCCCCCGCACGGTGCACCTGCTCAAGCACCCGGTGAGCGGGGCCGCGTTCGAGGTCGGGCCCAAGGAGTACTTCCTCATCTCCCGCCTCGACGGCACCCGCACGCTGGACGACCTGGTACCCGCCTACGCCGAACGCTTCGGCCGCCGGCTCGCCGAGGAGCAGTGGAACCGGCTCCTCGGCCTCCTCGGCACCCGCGGCCTCCTGGCCGGCGCCCCCGACCCGCCGCCCGCCGCCCCACCCCCGGCCCGCACCGGCGGCCTGTGGCACGGCACCCGGAGCCTGGTCGCCGACGCCGACCGGACCACCGCCCGGCTCCACCGCGTACTGCGCCCACTGCTCCACCCGGCCGTCCAGCTCCCGCTGCTGGCCGCCGTCCTCGTCACCGTCGTGACCCTCGCCCTGCACACCGGCGAACTCCTGGACGGCACCGGTGAGCTGATCCGGGAACCGGCCGCCCTGCTGGGCGCCGCGCTGTTCCTGTGGTTCAGCATCACCCTGCACGAACTGGCCCACGGCGTCGCCGCCCGGCACTACGGCGGCACGGTCACCGAGATCGGGCTGCGCTGGCGACTGCCGGCGGCGATGCTCTACTGCACCGTCGACAACTACCTCTTCCTGCCCGCCCTGCGCGCCCGGCTCGTCATCGCCGGGGCGGGCGCCCACCTCAACATGGTGCTGCTGCTGCCCTTCGCGCTCTGGTGGTTCCTGCTGCCCCAGGGCGACCCCACCAGGGCGCTGCTGGCCGGGCTGCTGCTCCTCGGCACCGTCCAGGGGCTCAGCAACCTCGTCCCGCTGCCCCCGCTCGACGGCTACCGGATGCTCGGCCATCTGCTCGGCACCGCCCGCCTCGCCCCGGAGACCCGCACCTACCTGGCGCTGCGCCGGAGCGACGCGGATGCCGCCGCCGCGTACCCACGCCGGGCCCGGCGCCTCTACACCGCGTACGCCGTCTGCTTCGTCGTGCTCGTCCTCCTCGCCGCGACGGGCACCTGCGCCGCGGCGTACCTGCTCCTGACGGGGTGACCCGAGGTGACCACGCCACGCGCCCGCCCCCGACCGGAAGGAACCCCGCACCACATGAGTGAGGTACAGGCGATGCCAACCAGCCCCGGCGAGGACGCCGCCCCCGCCCCCGCCGTCCGCGTCCGTAACGTCTCCAAGCGCTACGGGGAGCGCCGGGCCCTCGACGACGTGTCCCTGGAGATCGGCCGCGGCGAGTTCTTCGGCCTGCTCGGCCCCAACGGCGCCGGCAAGTCGACCCTGGTGGAGATCATGGAGGGGCTGCGCCGGGCCGACAGCGGCACGGTCGCCGTGTTCGGCGCGTCCCCCTGGCCCCGCGACACCGCGCTGCTGCCCCGGATCGGCATCCAGACCCAGTCCTCCGCCTTCTTCGTCCGGCAGCGGGCCCACGAACACCTGCGCACCGTCGCCGCCCTCTACGGCGCCCCGCGCAACGCCGTGGACGCCACCCTGGACGCCGTCGGGCTCACCGAGCAGCGCGACATCCAGGTGGAGAGCCTCTCCGGCGGGCAGCGCCAGCGCCTCGCCATCGCCTCGGCCCTCGTCCACGGCCCCGAGCTGATCTTCCTGGACGAGCCCACCGCCGCCCTCGACCCGCAGGCGCGCCGCGATCTGTGGGAGGTGCTGCGCGCCCTCAAGGCACAAGGCCGCACCATCGTCTACACCACCCACCACCTGGACGAGGCGGAAGCGCTCTGCGACCGCATCGCGATCCTCGTGGAGGGCCGGATCGCGGTCACCGACACCCCGCACAACCTCGTCGGCGGGTTCGAGGCGCCCACCAGGCTGCTGCTGCCGCTCGGCCGCCTAGGCGAGGAGGAGGCGGCGGCCGTCCCCGGCGTCGACCGGGTCACCGTCCAGGGCGGCTCCCTCGTCCTGGAGACCCGCGAGGCCGGCCGGGTCCTCAGCGCCCTCGACAAGCTGACCGGTCTCGACGGCGTCCAGACCCGCACCGCCGGCCTGGAGGACGTCTACCTCGACCTCACGGCCCGGTTCACCCGGTCCGCGCACGCCACCCGCCGGAACACCGACGCCGCCGACACCACGGAGCACCAGCCATGAGCGCCTACGCCGCACTGGCCGCAGCGGGCTACCGCGCCCAGATCCGCGACAAGACCACCCTCTTCTTCACCTTCGCCTTCCCGCTCCTCTTCCTCGTCGTCTTCGGCCTGATCTTCCGGGGCCAGGACGTCGAGGAGAGCGGCCTGTCCTACCTCTCCTACACCGCCGCCGGCGTGCTGTCCTGGGGCGTCGCCAACGCCGCCGTCTTCGGCATCGCGTTCACCCTGATGCAGTGGCGGACCGACGACATCCTGCGCCTGATCCGGATGTCCCCGGCCCCGCTCAGCGCCGTCATCGGCTCCCGCTACGTCATCGCCCTGGTCGTCGGCGCCGTGCAGTCGCTGCTGTTCGTCGGCGTCGCCATGCTGCCGCTGTTCGGCCTCCGCCCCGCCTCCGGCTGGCCGCTGCTGATCCCGGTGCTCCTCCTCGGGGTCACCACCTTCCTGCTGCTCGGCGTCATCATCGGCTCCTTCGCCGACACCCCGGAGTCCGTCGCCGCCACCGCCAACTTCCTGATGCTGCCGATGGCGTTCCTCTCCGGCTCCTTCTTCCCGCTGGACTCGATGCCGTCCTGGCTCCGACACGTCTCCGTCGTCCTGCCGCTGCGCTACCTCAACGACGCCGTGTCCCACGCGCTCGCCGGACGCGGAGACCTCTCCGACGTCTGGACGGGCTGCGCCGGACTCGTCTTCTTCGCCCTTGTCTTCGGCGTCGCCGCCGTCAAGACCTTCCGCTGGACGAGGTCCTCATGAGCACCCCGACGCGCACCGCCCCCGCCGCGAAACCCGCCCCCATGGAGCCGGCCCGCGCCGCGCTCCAGGCCGCCCTGGCCGACCGCACCGGACGCGACGTCCCCGTCGTCCCGGTCGGCGCCACCGACGCCACCGCCGCCCTCGGCGACCGGGGCGCCCCCGACCCCTGGGCCGCCGAACGGCCCGGCGCCCGCGTCCACCTCACCGCCTCCGCCGTCCTCATCGGCCCCTGGGGCGGCGACGGCACCGCCCCCGCCTGCGGACGCTGCCTCGCGATGCGCTGGCAGCGCCTGCGCAGCCGCAGCGAACGCGACGCCCTGGAGACCGGCGGCCCCGACGGACCCCGCCCCGCGGGCGCCTGGCCCCGCCTCACCGCCCACGCCCACGACGCCGCGGCCGCGCTGTACCGCGCCCTGCTGGACGGCCCCGGCGCCCAGCCCCCCGCCTCCCTCCCGGCCGACCGGCGGCTGCCCCAGGTCACCCGGCTGGACCTGGCAACCCTCCGGGTACGGACCTACCCGCTGCTCGCCGACCCGCTCTGCCCCGACTGCGCCCCGCCGCCCGCCCCGGCCGGGCCCCGGCCGCTCACCCTGGTGGCCCGCCGCAAGCCCGACCCGGACGGCTACCGGCTGCGCCCCGCTTCCGCGTACCCGCTGCCGGAGGAGGCCCTCGCCAACCCCGTGTGCGGGGTGCTGGGCGGCGGCACCTGGAACGACGTCACCTCACCGACGACCGCGCCCGTCGCCGGAAGCGTCTTCGTCCGGGGCTACGCCGGGCTCAACGACGTCACCTGGAGCGGCCAGGAGAACGCCTTCTCCACCAGCCGCACCCTCGCCTTCCTGGAGGGCCTGGAACGCTACGCCGGAACCCACCGGCGCGGCCGCACCACCCCCGTCACCGGCTCCTGGACACAGCTGAAGGACGACGCCGTCGACCCCGCCGTCTGCGGCCTCTACACCCCCCGCACCTACCGCGACGACCCGCTCGTCGACGCCTTCGACCCGGACCGCGCCATCCCCTGGGAGTGGGGCTGGTCGCTGCGCGACGACAGGCCCGTCCTGGTCCCCTCCCGGCTCGTCTACTACAGCGCCGGACTGGCCGCCGACAACTTCGTCTTCGAGTGCTCCAACGGCTGCGCCATCGGCGGCGGCCTGGAGGAGGCCGTCCTCGGCGGCCTCCTCGAACTGATCGAACGGGACGCCTTCCTCAACGCCTGGTACGGAGACGCCCGGCTCACCGAGATCGACCTGGCCACCGTCGGCGGACGGGCCGCACCCGCCATGGCCGAACGCGCCGCCCTCCAGGGCTACGACGTCCACGTCCTGGACAACCGCGTCGACCTCGCCGTCCCCGTCGTCACCGCGCTCGCGGTACGCCGCGACGGCGGCCCCGGCGCCCTCTCCTTCGCCGCGGCCGCCTCGCTGGACCCGCGCGCCGCGGTCGAGGGAGCCCTTTCCGAAGTCCTCACCTACATCCCGCACCTCGCCCGGCAGACCGAGGAGCGCCGCGAGGAACTGGAGGCCATGGCCGACGACTTCGAGCGCGTACGCCACCTCAAGGACCACGCCCAGCTCTACGGCCTGCCCAGGATGGCCGCCCACGCCGAGAGCTACCTCCGCCCCCTGGCCCTACGCCCCTTCACCGACGTCTACCGGGACTGGGAGGCCACCGGCCGCCCCCGCACCGGCGACCTGCGGGACGACCTGCGCGCCGTCATCCGCGAACTCTCCGGCGCCGGACATGACGTGATCGCCGTCGACCAGACCACGCCGGAGCAGGAACGCATGGGCCTGCGCACCGTCGCCACCCTGGCGCCCGGCCTCCTGCCGATCGACTTCGGCTGGAACCGCCGCCGCGCCCCGTTCATGCCCCGCCTGCGCACCGCGCTCCGCCGGGGCGGCCACCGCACCACCGACCTCACCGAGGCCGGGATGCGCATGGTCCCGCACCCCTTCCCGTAACCGTGCCCCGCTGCCCGCAGCCGTGCCCTGGCGGCGCGGACGGCGAAGCGCCCGGTACCCCGGGAACGGGTACCGGGCGCACACGCCGCTCGTCAGCGGCGCGGCCGACGTGACGTCAGGCGGAGCAGGAGGTGGTGCTGGTGGTGGAGCTGCACGTCGAGGTCGAGCTGGTGCTGGTGGAACCGGCGAGCACGACCTCGCTGGCGTCCGAGTAGTCGGAGATCTCGAAGGTCTCGGCCTCGAGCTCAAGGATCTCGTCGGCGAGGGTGCTCAGGTTCTTCTCCATGGTGTCTCCTCCGGTCCTGGGCCACCGTCTCCGGGGCCGCCACCTGTGCGCACCCC comes from the Streptomyces sp. NBC_00525 genome and includes:
- a CDS encoding ABC transporter ATP-binding protein, which codes for MSEVQAMPTSPGEDAAPAPAVRVRNVSKRYGERRALDDVSLEIGRGEFFGLLGPNGAGKSTLVEIMEGLRRADSGTVAVFGASPWPRDTALLPRIGIQTQSSAFFVRQRAHEHLRTVAALYGAPRNAVDATLDAVGLTEQRDIQVESLSGGQRQRLAIASALVHGPELIFLDEPTAALDPQARRDLWEVLRALKAQGRTIVYTTHHLDEAEALCDRIAILVEGRIAVTDTPHNLVGGFEAPTRLLLPLGRLGEEEAAAVPGVDRVTVQGGSLVLETREAGRVLSALDKLTGLDGVQTRTAGLEDVYLDLTARFTRSAHATRRNTDAADTTEHQP
- a CDS encoding M50 family metallopeptidase, whose product is MNPATDRARSAARAYRPALRPGVLLSPPLLRGPRTVHLLKHPVSGAAFEVGPKEYFLISRLDGTRTLDDLVPAYAERFGRRLAEEQWNRLLGLLGTRGLLAGAPDPPPAAPPPARTGGLWHGTRSLVADADRTTARLHRVLRPLLHPAVQLPLLAAVLVTVVTLALHTGELLDGTGELIREPAALLGAALFLWFSITLHELAHGVAARHYGGTVTEIGLRWRLPAAMLYCTVDNYLFLPALRARLVIAGAGAHLNMVLLLPFALWWFLLPQGDPTRALLAGLLLLGTVQGLSNLVPLPPLDGYRMLGHLLGTARLAPETRTYLALRRSDADAAAAYPRRARRLYTAYAVCFVVLVLLAATGTCAAAYLLLTG
- a CDS encoding TOMM precursor leader peptide-binding protein; protein product: MSTPTRTAPAAKPAPMEPARAALQAALADRTGRDVPVVPVGATDATAALGDRGAPDPWAAERPGARVHLTASAVLIGPWGGDGTAPACGRCLAMRWQRLRSRSERDALETGGPDGPRPAGAWPRLTAHAHDAAAALYRALLDGPGAQPPASLPADRRLPQVTRLDLATLRVRTYPLLADPLCPDCAPPPAPAGPRPLTLVARRKPDPDGYRLRPASAYPLPEEALANPVCGVLGGGTWNDVTSPTTAPVAGSVFVRGYAGLNDVTWSGQENAFSTSRTLAFLEGLERYAGTHRRGRTTPVTGSWTQLKDDAVDPAVCGLYTPRTYRDDPLVDAFDPDRAIPWEWGWSLRDDRPVLVPSRLVYYSAGLAADNFVFECSNGCAIGGGLEEAVLGGLLELIERDAFLNAWYGDARLTEIDLATVGGRAAPAMAERAALQGYDVHVLDNRVDLAVPVVTALAVRRDGGPGALSFAAAASLDPRAAVEGALSEVLTYIPHLARQTEERREELEAMADDFERVRHLKDHAQLYGLPRMAAHAESYLRPLALRPFTDVYRDWEATGRPRTGDLRDDLRAVIRELSGAGHDVIAVDQTTPEQERMGLRTVATLAPGLLPIDFGWNRRRAPFMPRLRTALRRGGHRTTDLTEAGMRMVPHPFP
- a CDS encoding ABC transporter permease; the encoded protein is MSAYAALAAAGYRAQIRDKTTLFFTFAFPLLFLVVFGLIFRGQDVEESGLSYLSYTAAGVLSWGVANAAVFGIAFTLMQWRTDDILRLIRMSPAPLSAVIGSRYVIALVVGAVQSLLFVGVAMLPLFGLRPASGWPLLIPVLLLGVTTFLLLGVIIGSFADTPESVAATANFLMLPMAFLSGSFFPLDSMPSWLRHVSVVLPLRYLNDAVSHALAGRGDLSDVWTGCAGLVFFALVFGVAAVKTFRWTRSS
- a CDS encoding thiazolylpeptide-type bacteriocin, which codes for MEKNLSTLADEILELEAETFEISDYSDASEVVLAGSTSTSSTSTCSSTTSTTSCSA